One Micavibrio aeruginosavorus ARL-13 genomic window carries:
- a CDS encoding pyruvate, water dikinase regulatory protein — protein MKHHRADAPFYIHLVSDATGTTLQGLARACLSQFEEVEAVERFWPMVRTDKQLERVIAEIAENPGPVLFTMVDKHLRKTLQRAVHDLGLPCMPVLDPIIKGLSSYLGVAPKGVPGLQHALDAAYFKRIDAVDFALSFDDGQNLDGIEEADVILVGVSRTSKTPTCIFLARRGIRAANIPFVPDLPFPEKVLKLKDSSHDGPLIVGLTETPDRLVALRRNRLRAEDMNPHYTENTYLDIDRVEEEIRVARKFFSAHGWPVIDVTRRSVEETSAEIQLLLQRKLGHKDQPELLS, from the coding sequence ATGAAACACCATCGCGCCGATGCGCCGTTTTATATTCATCTGGTTTCTGACGCCACCGGCACGACATTGCAGGGGCTGGCGCGCGCCTGCTTGTCCCAGTTTGAAGAGGTTGAGGCGGTGGAGCGGTTCTGGCCGATGGTGCGGACGGATAAACAGCTTGAACGCGTGATCGCGGAAATTGCCGAAAATCCGGGGCCGGTGTTGTTCACCATGGTCGATAAACATTTGCGCAAAACGCTGCAACGCGCCGTGCATGATTTGGGCCTGCCCTGCATGCCTGTGCTGGACCCGATTATTAAAGGGTTATCGTCTTATCTGGGGGTTGCGCCAAAGGGCGTGCCGGGGTTGCAGCACGCGCTGGACGCGGCGTATTTCAAACGGATTGATGCGGTGGATTTTGCGCTGTCGTTTGATGATGGGCAAAATCTGGACGGGATCGAGGAGGCGGATGTTATTCTGGTCGGCGTATCGCGCACATCGAAAACACCGACCTGCATTTTCCTTGCTCGGCGCGGCATTCGCGCGGCGAATATTCCCTTTGTCCCCGATCTGCCCTTCCCTGAAAAAGTACTGAAATTAAAGGATTCATCGCATGATGGGCCATTGATCGTTGGCCTGACCGAAACGCCGGATCGTCTGGTGGCTTTGCGCCGCAATCGATTGAGGGCGGAGGACATGAATCCGCATTACACCGAAAATACCTATCTGGACATTGACCGTGTTGAGGAAGAAATTCGCGTCGCGCGCAAATTTTTCTCCGCCCATGGTTGGCCGGTGATTGATGTGACGCGCCGTTCGGTCGAGGAAACATCGGCGGAAATTCAATTGTTGCTGCAACGAAAATTGGGGCACAAGGATCAGCCGGAGCTGTTGTCATGA
- a CDS encoding DUF6782 family putative metallopeptidase, with protein sequence MKSERLTRKTHLKRLHGRDLNRDVAHPHVYDLTHSTGDAVTLLSGPNAVPSVRMMPCFWPLAAILAEADQSDIDGVQERPFAFKTDRDVLTWCAMMAGESPLVRALMLDAEDHGWSVGLDHLGREGYYIDVAERLILIDRFGMNVDALGRSAFFRNALLTTFIRALRDVWHENRLDGSEEDFAPDQYLMLERVRAADCDTVTILAGWELRGAGFAEIWRHILGSEEGDMATIFTRFLERDPGALFNGAVLAYTFRQWYADTARVDASDHETLEVLDDVFLNDDITPSFGADKVTPAVIEGLAILPDGTAYLSGLGDGILKDPFFAGLSDPINQTHLFHIMYDMEVVMVNNVPFRDADLARLIFPEGDLVRPATPRG encoded by the coding sequence GAAGTCCGAGCGTTTAACGCGCAAAACCCATCTGAAACGCCTGCATGGCCGCGATCTCAACCGCGATGTGGCCCATCCCCATGTTTATGATCTGACCCATTCCACGGGCGATGCCGTGACCTTGCTGTCCGGCCCGAATGCCGTGCCGTCCGTGCGGATGATGCCGTGCTTCTGGCCGCTGGCCGCCATTCTGGCCGAAGCCGATCAATCCGATATTGACGGCGTTCAGGAACGCCCGTTCGCCTTTAAAACCGACCGCGATGTTCTGACCTGGTGCGCGATGATGGCGGGGGAAAGTCCGCTGGTGCGCGCCCTGATGCTGGATGCCGAAGATCATGGCTGGTCCGTTGGGCTCGATCATCTGGGCCGCGAAGGCTATTACATCGATGTGGCCGAACGTCTGATCCTGATTGATCGTTTTGGCATGAATGTCGATGCGCTGGGCCGCTCGGCGTTCTTCCGCAATGCGTTGCTGACCACCTTTATCCGTGCTTTGCGCGACGTCTGGCATGAAAACCGTCTGGACGGATCGGAAGAAGATTTTGCGCCCGACCAATATCTGATGCTGGAACGCGTGCGCGCGGCCGATTGCGACACCGTCACCATTCTGGCCGGCTGGGAATTGCGCGGGGCAGGCTTCGCCGAAATCTGGCGCCATATTCTGGGGTCAGAAGAGGGCGATATGGCCACCATTTTCACCCGTTTCCTGGAACGCGATCCGGGCGCCTTGTTCAATGGCGCCGTGCTCGCCTACACCTTCCGCCAATGGTATGCCGATACGGCCCGCGTGGATGCCAGCGACCATGAAACATTGGAAGTTCTGGATGATGTCTTCCTCAACGATGATATCACCCCGTCCTTCGGCGCGGACAAGGTCACCCCGGCGGTGATCGAAGGCCTGGCCATCCTGCCCGACGGCACCGCGTATTTGTCCGGTCTGGGCGATGGCATCCTGAAAGACCCGTTCTTCGCGGGCCTCAGCGACCCAATCAACCAAACCCACCTGTTCCACATCATGTACGACATGGAAGTGGTCATGGTGAACAACGTCCCGTTCCGCGACGCCGATCTGGCCCGCCTGATCTTCCCCGAGGGGGATCTGGTTCGTCCGGCGACACCGCGCGGGTAG